The following are from one region of the Capsicum annuum cultivar UCD-10X-F1 chromosome 1, UCD10Xv1.1, whole genome shotgun sequence genome:
- the LOC107855680 gene encoding protein IQ-DOMAIN 13: MGKKGSWFSAIKRVFTPSSKEKLANESEKRSAKEKKGHGKLKHAETKSFIPLFREPSSIEKILGEADEQKLLSPRFTLPAGAVSPRVSSYRFITPSATSPRVASPKASSSRRLTSPKAPSQRVTSPRAASPRAISPKAHPPRVSSPNVSHNRKEISYAYRPEPTLRTHNLSATKIQAAYRGYMARRSFRALRGLVRLQGVVRSSNVKKQTANAMKQMQLLVRVQTQIQSRRIQMLESQALQHQAYRNDKEVESSISKWTQLCEAGNQDNWDDSLLTKEEVEGRLRKKVEAVIKRERAMAYAYSHQLWKNDPKSALDLGANGFPWWWNWLERQLPSGNANKIPAAVKDIKLTPTRAISEHKPSPTPVNNITFRRILSDYDNHDSSVTPMSTKSAIPTRGKQMHNPTRTPPMNNSSLKKYSRARASASNYPFDLPLKDDDSLTSCPPFSVPHYMSQTASAKAKARANSNPKERNLEKQSSDTKKRFSFPLTPNVWSSKWSKGSGKDSTSRKEVDKHESMADHISVDSTVSMPAVVGGRRPFNRFV, translated from the exons ATGGGTAAAAAAGGCAGTTGGTTTTCTGCCATCAAAAGGGTGTTTACGCCCAGCTCCAAGGAGAAACTAGCCAAT GAATCAGAGAAGAGAAGTGCTAAAGAAAAGAAAGGTCACGGAAAACTGAAGCATGCAGAGACCAAATCTTTTATCCCTCTCTTCAGAGAGCCAAGTAGTATTGAGAAAATACTAGGAGAAGCAGATGAACAAAAACTACTTTCTCCAAGATTCACTTTACCCGCAGGAGCTGTCTCTCCTCGGGTTTCTTCTTATAGGTTTATCACTCCTAGCGCTACGTCTCCAAGAGTTGCCTCTCCTAAGGCTTCTTCTTCTCGCCGGCTTACTTCACCTAAGGCTCCTTCTCAAAGGGTTACTTCTCCTAGAGCTGCTTCTCCAAGAGCTATATCTCCTAAGGCTCATCCTCCAAGGGTATCTTCTCCTAATGTGAGTCACAACCGCAAAGAAATCAGCTATGCTTATAGACCAGAACCAACTTTGAGAACTCACAATCTTTCAGCAACCAAGATACAAGCAGCCTACAGAGGTTACATG GCAAGGAGGAGTTTCAGAGCTTTGAGGGGTTTAGTAAGGCTTCAAGGAGTTGTGAGAAGTAGTAATGTAAAAAAGCAAACAGCAAATGCCATGAAACAGATGCAACTTCTTGTTAGGGTCCAAACTCAAATTCAGTCTAGGAGAATCCAAATGTTGGAAAGCCAGGCACTTCAACACCAAGCATACAGGAATGACAAGGAAGTTGAGAGCAGCATCAGTAAATGGACTCAGCTG TGCGAGGCAGGTAACCAGGATAATTGGGATGATAGTTTGCTGaccaaagaagaagtagaaggaAGGCTGAGGAAAAAAGTAGAGGCAGTCATCAAGAGGGAGAGAGCAATGGCATATGCATATTCTCACCAG CTAtggaaaaatgatccaaaatcagCTTTGGACCTTGGAGCTAATGGTTTTCCATGGTGGTGGAATTGGTTGGAACGTCAACTACCTTCAGGAAACGCTAACAAGATTCCTGCTGCTGTGAAAGATATCAAACTAACACCAACAAGGGCTATTTCAGAGCACAAACCAAGTCCAACGCCTGTAAACAACATTACTTTCAGACGGATACTATCTGATTACGATAACCATGACTCATCGGTCACACCAATGTCGACCAAGTCAGCAATTCCAACAAGGGGGAAACAGATGCATAATCCAACTAGAACACCACCAATGAACAACTCAAGTCTAAAAAAGTACTCGAGAGCCCGAGCTAGTGCTTCTAACTACCCTTTTGATCTTCCATTGAAGGACGATGATAGCCTCACGAGTTGTCCTCCGTTTTCAGTACCACATTACATGTCACAAACTGCCTCAGCTAAAGCTAAAGCCAGAGCAAATAGCAATCCTAAGGAGAGAAATCTGGAAAAACAATCCAGTGACACAAAGAAAAGATTTTCCTTCCCTTTGACTCCAAATGTTTGGTCTTCCAAATGGAGCAAAGGCTCTGGAAAGGATTCTACTTCTCGGAAAGAAGTCGATAAACATGAGTCCATGGCAGATCATATAAGTGTGGATTCAACTGTTTCGATGCCCGCAGTTGTTGGTGGGAGGAGACCATTTAACAGATTTGTGTGA